A window of the Campylobacter massiliensis genome harbors these coding sequences:
- a CDS encoding DUF3737 family protein, translating into MQKFVEQKFIGERAMFDAKDAEFERCGFAAGESPLKHGQNLRLKNCTFEWKYPLWYIKNVAVEDGFLMQTARAGIWYARDVSFKDTLIQAPKSFRRCQNVRLENVNLTQAEETLWSCADVEIKNVCARGDYFAMNCENVRVYGLNLDGNYGFDGCKNLLVEDSKLLSKDAFWNCENVTVRNSFISGEYLAWNSKNVTFENCVIESLQGLCYVQNLVLRGCQTLDTTLAFEYSSVDVEILGGIASVKNPLSGVIRAREIGEIIMDKECVDPAATRIILEK; encoded by the coding sequence ATGCAAAAATTTGTCGAGCAAAAATTTATCGGCGAGCGCGCGATGTTTGACGCAAAGGACGCGGAATTTGAGCGGTGCGGGTTTGCGGCAGGCGAGTCCCCGCTAAAACACGGGCAAAATTTGCGCCTAAAAAACTGCACTTTCGAGTGGAAATATCCGCTGTGGTACATCAAAAACGTCGCCGTGGAGGACGGGTTTTTGATGCAAACGGCGCGCGCGGGCATCTGGTACGCGCGAGACGTGAGCTTTAAAGATACGCTAATCCAGGCGCCAAAATCCTTCCGCAGGTGCCAAAACGTGAGGCTAGAAAACGTAAATTTGACCCAGGCCGAGGAGACGCTGTGGAGCTGCGCGGACGTGGAAATAAAAAACGTCTGCGCGCGCGGGGATTATTTTGCGATGAACTGCGAAAACGTGCGCGTTTACGGGCTAAATTTGGACGGGAACTACGGCTTTGACGGCTGTAAGAACCTGCTCGTCGAGGATAGCAAACTGCTTAGCAAAGACGCTTTTTGGAACTGCGAGAACGTGACCGTGCGAAACAGCTTCATCAGCGGCGAATACCTCGCGTGGAACAGCAAAAACGTGACCTTTGAAAACTGCGTGATAGAAAGCTTGCAGGGGCTTTGCTACGTGCAAAATCTCGTACTGCGCGGCTGCCAGACGCTAGATACCACGCTAGCCTTTGAGTACTCAAGCGTGGACGTAGAAATTTTAGGCGGCATAGCTAGCGTGAAAAACCCGCTCTCGGGCGTGATAAGAGCAAGGGAGATAGGCGAAATTATAATGGATAAAGAGTGCGTAGATCCTGCTGCGACTAGGATTATTTTAGAAAAATAG
- a CDS encoding aryl-sulfate sulfotransferase yields the protein MKRTLSSFALAVALLGGLSTAALAIGGPSGSHIDYGIPGKIGEVVVNPYDTAPLTAVIKNGGYTLANAKVTIVPKPGGQVISYKVADKHLRTHGGIPVFGLYPDYQNTVEVEYDKIYKGQTEHVKESYKIYAPAIYLESSGMPSQKGALFDKIEVVKAPSAKFANRLYYVNNFVNKTGKGTKVVWNNPAGGAIEWNYSPNNFVLDTKGEVRWYLEPSKIYDLKQPFSAGVMMGFKQNDDGAMTWGYGQRYAKYDIMGREIFNRELPAGYNDFSHSMDVAQNGHYFLRAANANYKRADGKNVRTVRDVIVEVDRDGNVVDDFRLYEILDPYRDIVLKTLDQGAVCLNIDASKAGHTASTDELAAMDTNEKWGDIVGSGPGRNWAHVNSVDYDPSDDSIIISSRHQDAVIKIGRDKKVKWIMGAHKGWKDQFKGYLLQPVDKNGKKIVCEDEYSKCPGYESEKGGFDWQWTQHTAFRIDSKSKKGVVYLTVFDNGDTRGMEQPAMAGMKYSRAVVYKIDENAKTVEQVWEYGKQRGSEWYSSVTSLAQYQDDLDSVMVYSAVAGMQFDIAKGRPVGVPSPHINEFEWGAKEPSIEIKMTNAMGYQAFPFSLEKAFEK from the coding sequence ATGAAGCGAACTCTTTCCTCATTTGCGCTAGCTGTGGCGCTTCTGGGCGGTCTAAGCACGGCCGCGCTAGCTATCGGCGGACCTAGCGGCTCGCACATCGACTACGGCATCCCGGGTAAAATCGGCGAAGTAGTCGTAAACCCGTACGACACCGCGCCTCTAACGGCGGTGATCAAAAACGGCGGCTACACGCTAGCAAACGCGAAAGTCACTATCGTGCCAAAACCGGGCGGTCAAGTTATCAGCTATAAAGTCGCGGACAAGCACCTTCGCACGCACGGCGGAATCCCGGTTTTCGGGCTCTACCCCGACTATCAAAATACCGTCGAGGTCGAGTATGATAAAATTTATAAGGGCCAAACCGAGCACGTAAAAGAAAGCTATAAAATTTACGCTCCGGCGATTTATCTAGAGAGCTCGGGTATGCCGTCTCAAAAGGGCGCGCTGTTTGACAAAATCGAAGTCGTAAAAGCTCCGAGCGCGAAATTTGCTAACCGTCTTTACTACGTAAATAACTTCGTAAATAAAACCGGCAAGGGCACCAAAGTCGTGTGGAACAACCCCGCAGGCGGCGCGATCGAGTGGAACTACAGCCCAAACAACTTCGTGCTAGACACCAAAGGCGAGGTGCGCTGGTATCTAGAACCTAGTAAAATTTACGACCTCAAGCAGCCCTTTAGCGCGGGCGTCATGATGGGCTTTAAGCAAAACGACGACGGCGCGATGACGTGGGGATATGGCCAAAGATACGCCAAATACGACATAATGGGACGAGAAATCTTTAACCGCGAGCTACCTGCGGGCTACAACGACTTCTCGCACTCTATGGACGTGGCGCAAAACGGACACTATTTCCTCCGCGCGGCAAACGCCAACTATAAGCGCGCCGACGGCAAAAACGTCCGCACCGTGCGCGACGTCATCGTAGAGGTCGATAGAGACGGCAACGTCGTAGATGATTTTAGGCTGTATGAAATTTTAGATCCGTACCGCGACATCGTGCTAAAAACGCTCGACCAAGGCGCGGTATGCTTAAATATCGACGCTAGCAAGGCGGGCCACACCGCGAGCACGGACGAGCTAGCCGCGATGGATACGAACGAAAAATGGGGCGACATCGTGGGTTCGGGCCCTGGACGCAACTGGGCGCACGTAAATAGCGTGGACTACGACCCGTCTGATGATAGTATCATCATCTCCAGCCGCCACCAAGATGCCGTCATCAAGATCGGCCGCGACAAAAAAGTCAAGTGGATAATGGGCGCGCACAAGGGCTGGAAAGATCAGTTCAAGGGCTATTTGCTTCAGCCTGTGGATAAAAACGGCAAAAAAATAGTCTGCGAGGACGAATACTCAAAATGCCCGGGATATGAGAGCGAGAAGGGCGGATTTGACTGGCAGTGGACGCAGCACACGGCATTCCGTATCGATAGCAAGTCCAAAAAGGGCGTAGTGTATCTCACCGTCTTTGACAACGGCGACACCCGCGGTATGGAGCAGCCTGCGATGGCGGGTATGAAATACTCCCGCGCGGTCGTTTATAAAATCGACGAGAACGCCAAGACCGTCGAGCAGGTCTGGGAATACGGCAAACAGCGCGGTAGCGAGTGGTACAGCTCTGTTACATCGCTTGCGCAGTATCAAGACGACCTAGATAGCGTGATGGTTTACTCCGCGGTCGCGGGCATGCAGTTTGACATCGCCAAAGGTCGCCCGGTCGGCGTGCCTAGTCCTCACATCAACGAGTTTGAATGGGGCGCAAAAGAGCCGTCGATAGAAATCAAAATGACAAACGCGATGGGCTATCAAGCGTTTCCGTTTAGCCTAGAAAAGGCGTTTGAGAAGTAA
- a CDS encoding thiol:disulfide interchange protein DsbA/DsbL, protein MNLLSKFSKGFLAVAMFGAISAAAFTEGEDYVKLEKPLSVEQNTLVKVFSYACPFCYKYDKTVTPKVVEKISGLKYVPFHLKTKGEYGELGSKILAVLAVMDEEKGVSLLDENSLFKKAKFAYYKAYHDQKQRWSDGKDEAAFLKTGLDAAGISEADYQKKLEDPKVAELLKKWDESYDVAKIQGVPAFVVNGKYLIMTKSISSIDGMAQLIEELLKK, encoded by the coding sequence ATGAACCTACTTTCTAAATTTAGCAAAGGCTTTCTAGCAGTCGCGATGTTTGGCGCCATAAGCGCAGCCGCGTTTACCGAGGGCGAGGACTACGTCAAGCTAGAAAAACCGCTATCAGTAGAGCAAAACACGCTAGTTAAGGTCTTTAGCTACGCTTGCCCGTTTTGCTATAAATACGACAAAACCGTAACGCCAAAGGTAGTTGAGAAAATTTCCGGCTTAAAATACGTACCGTTTCATCTAAAAACCAAGGGCGAATACGGCGAGCTAGGAAGTAAAATTTTAGCCGTTTTAGCCGTAATGGACGAGGAAAAGGGCGTGAGCCTGCTAGATGAAAACTCGCTGTTTAAAAAGGCTAAATTTGCCTACTACAAAGCCTATCACGATCAAAAGCAGCGCTGGAGCGACGGCAAGGACGAGGCTGCGTTTTTAAAGACGGGGCTTGATGCGGCGGGTATCAGCGAAGCGGACTATCAAAAAAAGCTAGAGGATCCGAAAGTCGCCGAACTACTTAAAAAATGGGACGAAAGCTACGACGTAGCCAAGATCCAAGGTGTGCCGGCCTTTGTCGTAAACGGCAAATACCTCATCATGACGAAGTCCATCAGCTCCATCGACGGCATGGCGCAGCTAATAGAAGAGCTGCTCAAAAAATAG
- the dsbI gene encoding protein-disulfide oxidoreductase DsbI: protein MKFAEKIAKFADSRLPWAILVAVSVGLVILAHSLFQNYVYMPPCEQCVYIRFAFLCMALGGLVAIVNPKNLLLAALGYLLAFWGAIQGIMYSAKLIKIHDAVHGDDPFGVQGCSTEPHYPFGLPLEKWAPDWFLPTGDCGYDNPMVPDGVTLSSFQKYLVDLYGDGWYLIPSSKFMSMADCTLIGFGVCFVVLATMFICKILTLKKA, encoded by the coding sequence ATGAAATTTGCGGAAAAAATAGCGAAATTCGCAGACAGCCGTCTGCCGTGGGCGATCCTCGTAGCGGTGAGCGTGGGACTCGTGATCCTCGCGCACTCGCTGTTTCAAAACTACGTCTATATGCCGCCTTGCGAGCAGTGCGTCTATATCCGCTTTGCCTTTTTGTGCATGGCGCTAGGAGGCCTGGTCGCGATCGTAAATCCTAAAAATTTACTCCTCGCCGCACTTGGCTACCTGTTAGCGTTTTGGGGCGCGATCCAGGGCATAATGTATAGCGCCAAACTAATCAAAATCCACGACGCCGTCCACGGAGACGATCCCTTTGGCGTGCAGGGCTGCTCGACCGAGCCGCACTATCCGTTCGGACTGCCGCTTGAAAAGTGGGCGCCTGACTGGTTCTTGCCTACGGGCGACTGCGGCTACGATAATCCGATGGTTCCCGACGGCGTCACGCTAAGCAGCTTTCAGAAGTATCTCGTCGATCTTTATGGGGACGGCTGGTACCTGATCCCATCAAGCAAATTTATGTCGATGGCCGACTGCACGCTTATCGGCTTTGGCGTCTGCTTCGTCGTGCTCGCCACGATGTTTATTTGCAAAATTTTAACTCTGAAAAAAGCTTAA
- a CDS encoding sensor histidine kinase, whose product MRALREHNFKIYFIIIFASLFVVLLGVKNYEDAKAQIKALADKNKIAASENIVGNFSFWLDERLHSLVRAAKFIENAGISQDSEKLGGLIRLFKENSAEFDALQFLREDGEIFVDGKELGENEAMPKSLRTGLVWFEETKSTLAPTVNFMQRHKILGEPTLNLCVPVLDGGSFAGVFCGVVKLQNILKNMEKFKLAPDSYAFIVTHGGEILTPMKDAALKKQIEDKFKELFLRDEDITSLNIGSNFISVAEIPTLNWFIGAGTDNEKELAALLNSVLKNALILLFAFAALALVANFLHNFMYSKIKNLQDDYEALLKHKARMSEAGELISGINHQFIQPVNSLNLMISSLLMLQKDGKLDAATLESMLQKGQAATVLLSDTIEIFRNFYKSSDSPQKFSVQRCIKDLLKLMHTELSKANVSVSLREFKDEEATQRMGIVQQILLILIHNAKDAVVERYKDEITKRQIFIEVKFENGMCKISVTDYGSGVSKAARDKILTQPKTTKKQGSGIGLYFGKKLANKKLAGDIRLLSAGDPTTFELSFEINLKE is encoded by the coding sequence ATGAGAGCCTTACGCGAACATAATTTTAAAATTTACTTCATCATCATTTTCGCAAGCCTTTTCGTGGTGCTTTTGGGCGTGAAAAACTACGAGGACGCCAAGGCGCAGATCAAGGCGCTCGCGGATAAAAACAAGATCGCCGCTAGCGAAAATATCGTCGGGAATTTCTCGTTTTGGCTAGACGAGCGGCTGCACTCTTTGGTCCGCGCGGCTAAATTTATAGAAAACGCGGGCATCTCGCAAGATAGCGAAAAGCTGGGCGGCCTCATACGGCTTTTTAAAGAAAACTCCGCGGAATTCGACGCCTTGCAGTTTTTGCGCGAGGACGGGGAGATCTTCGTGGACGGCAAGGAGCTAGGCGAGAACGAAGCTATGCCAAAGAGTCTGCGCACGGGGCTTGTGTGGTTTGAAGAGACCAAAAGCACGCTAGCGCCCACGGTAAATTTTATGCAACGCCATAAAATTTTGGGCGAGCCGACGCTAAATTTATGCGTGCCCGTGCTGGACGGCGGCTCGTTTGCGGGGGTGTTTTGCGGCGTGGTGAAGCTGCAAAACATACTAAAAAATATGGAAAAATTTAAGCTTGCGCCCGATTCATACGCCTTCATCGTCACTCACGGCGGCGAAATTTTAACGCCGATGAAGGATGCCGCACTAAAAAAGCAGATCGAGGATAAATTTAAAGAGCTTTTTTTGCGCGACGAGGACATCACGAGCCTAAATATCGGATCAAATTTTATCTCCGTCGCCGAGATCCCCACGCTAAACTGGTTCATCGGCGCAGGTACGGATAACGAAAAGGAGCTCGCCGCGCTACTCAACTCCGTGCTAAAAAACGCCCTCATCCTGCTTTTTGCGTTCGCGGCGCTGGCGCTGGTGGCAAATTTCCTCCACAACTTTATGTATTCAAAAATCAAAAATCTGCAGGACGACTACGAGGCCCTGCTAAAGCACAAAGCGCGTATGAGCGAGGCGGGCGAGCTAATCAGCGGCATCAATCATCAGTTTATCCAGCCGGTTAATTCGCTAAATTTGATGATCTCAAGCTTGCTTATGCTGCAAAAAGACGGCAAGCTAGACGCCGCGACGCTAGAGAGTATGCTGCAAAAAGGCCAAGCTGCGACCGTGCTTTTAAGCGATACGATCGAGATTTTTAGAAATTTTTATAAAAGCAGCGACAGCCCGCAAAAATTTAGCGTGCAGCGCTGCATAAAAGACCTGCTAAAGCTCATGCACACCGAGCTTAGCAAGGCAAACGTCTCGGTAAGCCTGCGCGAGTTTAAAGACGAAGAGGCCACGCAGCGGATGGGCATCGTGCAGCAAATTTTACTCATCCTCATTCACAACGCCAAAGACGCAGTCGTGGAACGGTACAAAGACGAAATCACCAAGCGGCAAATTTTTATCGAAGTCAAATTTGAAAACGGCATGTGCAAAATATCCGTCACAGACTACGGCAGCGGCGTGAGCAAGGCGGCTCGGGATAAAATTTTAACCCAGCCAAAAACCACCAAAAAGCAAGGAAGCGGCATCGGGCTGTATTTTGGCAAAAAGCTAGCAAACAAAAAGCTCGCAGGCGACATTAGGCTTCTAAGCGCGGGCGATCCGACGACGTTTGAGCTGAGCTTTGAGATAAATTTAAAGGAGTGA
- a CDS encoding response regulator transcription factor, producing the protein MQEHLKLLKDLTVLIVEDDEIARELLIGGLKPYCLSVWGAADGLEGLERFKKLAPAVVITDIHMPAMNGFEMIKEILRIKPTQKFIVFTSYDTDDNLIKSIEHGAASFLKKPVDIAALCRLLVALTYEKGEKLVRLSPQTSINLAKEKIYKNGEEIYLSFLQNKLFWLFAYNLNKLVSYEMIEEFVYEGELPSKGAIQNVVLRLKRELGVRFKNISESGYILLSGDQI; encoded by the coding sequence ATGCAAGAGCACTTAAAGCTGCTTAAAGACCTGACCGTCCTCATCGTAGAAGACGACGAGATCGCAAGAGAGCTGCTAATAGGCGGGCTAAAGCCCTACTGCCTAAGCGTCTGGGGCGCGGCGGACGGGCTGGAGGGGCTGGAGCGCTTTAAAAAGCTAGCTCCCGCCGTCGTCATCACCGACATCCACATGCCCGCGATGAACGGCTTTGAGATGATAAAAGAGATACTGCGCATCAAACCCACGCAAAAATTTATCGTCTTTACCTCCTACGATACCGACGACAACCTCATCAAAAGCATTGAACACGGCGCAGCGTCATTTCTAAAAAAGCCCGTCGATATCGCCGCACTCTGCCGCCTGCTCGTGGCTCTAACCTACGAAAAGGGCGAAAAGCTCGTGCGCTTAAGCCCACAAACCAGCATAAATCTCGCCAAAGAAAAAATCTACAAAAACGGCGAGGAGATTTATCTATCATTTTTGCAAAACAAGCTCTTTTGGCTCTTTGCGTATAATCTAAACAAGCTCGTAAGCTACGAGATGATAGAGGAGTTCGTCTATGAGGGCGAGCTGCCTAGCAAGGGCGCGATACAAAACGTCGTGCTGAGGCTAAAGCGGGAGCTGGGGGTGAGGTTTAAAAATATCAGCGAAAGTGGATATATACTGCTAAGCGGCGATCAAATTTAA
- a CDS encoding disulfide oxidoreductase, with translation MDYNIENKGFVCFVYNLQRRRVFWAALLAILAVKFILCELFLGGTVADALVVKLRFATLFAAFGVCVAMCAPKVFGIKLAGFFLIFLGVIFGLDYSTSDFSGVSEISFPFALPLNEIYPSLFAPDFSAANEAGFIKIYAWANFAFFAAFGAFCLVMILSWFVYNARSSEINQI, from the coding sequence ATGGACTATAATATCGAAAACAAGGGCTTTGTCTGCTTTGTTTATAACTTGCAGCGAAGGCGGGTATTTTGGGCGGCGTTGCTCGCGATTTTGGCGGTCAAATTTATCTTGTGCGAGCTGTTTTTAGGCGGCACGGTAGCTGACGCTCTCGTAGTAAAGCTACGCTTTGCGACGCTGTTTGCGGCGTTTGGCGTATGCGTAGCGATGTGCGCGCCTAAGGTATTTGGCATCAAGCTCGCGGGATTTTTCCTGATTTTTTTGGGCGTGATATTTGGGCTTGATTACTCTACGAGCGATTTTAGTGGCGTTAGCGAGATTAGCTTTCCTTTCGCGCTACCGCTAAACGAAATTTATCCGAGCCTTTTTGCGCCTGATTTTAGCGCGGCAAACGAGGCGGGATTTATCAAAATTTATGCGTGGGCGAATTTTGCGTTTTTTGCGGCGTTTGGGGCGTTTTGTTTGGTGATGATTTTGAGTTGGTTTGTGTATAATGCGCGTAGCAGCGAAATTAATCAAATTTAA
- a CDS encoding thiol:disulfide interchange protein DsbA/DsbL: MKAISKIIRALAAVCLLGIGANALEEGTDYQTLEKPLSVPKDSVVKVFSYECVHCYKFDRTVTPKLFSELDGVKFIPYHLKTKGKLGETASKIFAAMIVLDEANDVSLLSDKSKFKKAKFAIYKATHDKDDDFNGGKDKARFIKEALSAAGVNDADYDKALASERAQEILKTWDDSYDVAKIQGVPAYVVGGKYLINVKAIGSVDAMAAAVRELLAK; the protein is encoded by the coding sequence ATGAAAGCGATCTCCAAGATTATACGAGCTCTAGCCGCCGTTTGCTTGCTCGGCATCGGTGCAAACGCGCTAGAGGAGGGCACGGACTATCAGACGCTAGAAAAGCCTCTAAGCGTACCAAAAGATAGCGTCGTAAAGGTCTTTAGCTACGAGTGCGTCCACTGCTATAAATTTGACCGAACCGTCACGCCGAAGCTATTTAGCGAGCTAGACGGAGTCAAATTTATCCCGTACCACCTAAAAACCAAAGGCAAGCTGGGCGAAACGGCGAGCAAAATTTTTGCAGCGATGATCGTTTTGGACGAGGCTAACGACGTTAGTTTGCTAAGCGACAAGTCTAAATTTAAAAAGGCCAAATTTGCGATCTACAAGGCCACTCACGATAAGGACGACGATTTTAACGGCGGCAAAGATAAGGCTAGGTTTATCAAAGAGGCACTTAGCGCGGCAGGCGTGAACGACGCGGACTACGACAAGGCTCTAGCCAGCGAGCGTGCGCAAGAGATCCTAAAAACATGGGACGATAGCTACGACGTGGCGAAGATCCAAGGCGTGCCCGCATACGTGGTCGGCGGTAAGTACCTGATCAACGTGAAGGCGATCGGTTCGGTAGACGCGATGGCGGCGGCAGTGAGGGAGCTGCTAGCAAAATAA
- a CDS encoding aryl-sulfate sulfotransferase produces MRKNFFGSIVLAAALASGAFIAVPQTASAGVLAHQVKTQGELGSVFINPYDVAPLTAVIDRAGKDIKDIHVRVLGKPNGGIDIAYNVSEHALLTHDGVPIWGLYPDYLNEVEVSYVFNGEKKVEKYKIYAQPIVTYSRDYRFSHMQKMKVKKVDPAFKNRLYLINNTITSVYKPLDWKNGGAASWNDFTENFVVDTQGEVRWYLDYQKFYDRSERRVMDGGMMMGFHQLPNGDLSWGMAQRYMRYDMMGKEVYNRELPRGYIDLSHEVMPLKGDHLLLRVGKYNYHHADGRISHTIRDHIIEVDGSGKVVDEWDLNEIFGKNVYRSSLIKALDARAVCLNIDMDAKEIKISDDLPFGDVTSTGTGRNWAHVNSISHDPSDDGIILSLRHQGIVKIGRDKKVKWILASPEGWSADFKEKVLVPVDKNGNKIKCENSKCEGDFDWSWTQHTAWLTPRYDNKGPVKHISVFDNGDGRGMEQPALKEQKYSRAVEYKIDEQKGTVEQTWEFGKERGFDFYSAVTSIVEWQKDKSTYFISSSNVYLLKPDKTIKMVLVEIDPKSNDVKFEMDVESASRDDVAYRALVIDPNIFNY; encoded by the coding sequence ATGCGTAAGAATTTTTTCGGTTCTATCGTTTTGGCTGCGGCTTTGGCAAGCGGCGCGTTTATAGCGGTGCCGCAGACTGCGAGTGCGGGCGTTTTGGCACATCAGGTAAAAACCCAAGGCGAGCTTGGCTCGGTGTTTATCAACCCATACGACGTGGCGCCTCTAACGGCCGTTATTGATCGTGCGGGCAAGGACATCAAGGATATCCACGTGCGGGTTCTGGGCAAACCTAACGGCGGCATCGACATCGCCTATAACGTCTCCGAGCATGCGCTACTGACGCATGACGGCGTGCCGATCTGGGGGCTGTATCCGGACTATCTAAACGAGGTCGAGGTAAGCTACGTTTTTAACGGCGAAAAGAAGGTCGAAAAGTATAAAATTTACGCTCAGCCGATCGTGACGTATAGCCGTGATTATAGATTTAGCCATATGCAAAAGATGAAGGTTAAAAAGGTCGATCCTGCGTTTAAAAATAGACTCTATCTCATCAACAACACCATCACGAGCGTTTATAAGCCGCTTGATTGGAAAAACGGCGGTGCCGCTAGCTGGAATGATTTCACCGAAAATTTCGTCGTCGATACGCAGGGCGAGGTCAGATGGTATCTGGACTATCAGAAATTTTACGACCGCAGCGAGCGCAGGGTTATGGACGGCGGCATGATGATGGGCTTTCATCAGCTGCCAAACGGCGATCTGAGCTGGGGTATGGCACAGCGATATATGCGCTACGATATGATGGGCAAGGAGGTGTATAATCGCGAGCTACCGCGCGGCTACATCGACCTTAGCCACGAGGTGATGCCGCTAAAGGGTGATCACTTACTGCTTCGCGTCGGCAAATACAACTACCACCACGCAGACGGCAGGATCTCGCACACGATCAGAGATCACATCATCGAAGTGGACGGCAGCGGCAAGGTCGTGGACGAGTGGGATCTGAATGAAATTTTCGGCAAAAACGTCTACCGCAGCAGCCTCATCAAGGCTCTTGACGCTCGCGCCGTGTGCCTAAATATCGACATGGACGCCAAAGAGATCAAGATCAGCGACGATCTGCCATTCGGCGACGTGACTTCGACCGGCACGGGACGCAACTGGGCGCACGTAAACTCGATCTCGCACGATCCTAGCGACGACGGTATCATCCTCTCGCTTCGCCACCAAGGCATCGTTAAGATCGGCCGCGACAAAAAGGTAAAATGGATCCTCGCATCGCCTGAGGGCTGGAGCGCAGACTTTAAGGAAAAAGTGCTAGTACCAGTGGATAAAAACGGCAACAAAATCAAGTGCGAAAACTCAAAATGCGAGGGCGACTTCGACTGGTCGTGGACGCAGCATACCGCGTGGCTAACTCCGCGCTACGACAACAAGGGCCCAGTTAAGCACATCAGCGTATTTGACAACGGCGACGGCCGCGGCATGGAACAGCCTGCGCTAAAAGAGCAAAAATACTCACGCGCGGTCGAGTATAAGATCGACGAGCAAAAGGGCACCGTCGAGCAGACGTGGGAGTTTGGCAAGGAGCGCGGATTTGACTTCTATAGCGCGGTTACGAGCATCGTGGAGTGGCAAAAGGATAAAAGCACCTACTTCATCTCAAGCTCGAACGTCTATCTGCTAAAGCCCGATAAAACGATCAAAATGGTGCTTGTGGAGATCGATCCGAAGAGCAACGACGTCAAATTTGAGATGGACGTGGAGTCCGCGTCTAGAGACGACGTGGCATACCGCGCGCTGGTGATCGATCCGAATATCTTTAACTATTAA
- a CDS encoding tautomerase family protein translates to MPFINVKMAGPEPTKEQKQKLVEEMTETMVRVLGKSRERVQIYIETYDASSIGSGGKTLEEIRKEQK, encoded by the coding sequence ATGCCTTTCATAAACGTAAAAATGGCAGGCCCGGAGCCGACAAAAGAGCAAAAGCAAAAGCTAGTCGAAGAGATGACCGAAACTATGGTACGCGTACTGGGTAAAAGTCGCGAACGAGTGCAAATTTATATCGAAACATACGACGCAAGCTCGATAGGCTCGGGCGGCAAGACGCTTGAGGAGATTAGAAAGGAGCAAAAATGA